The Microterricola viridarii nucleotide sequence CTTGGTCCAGCACCAGCGAAGACCGTCCGGCGAGCGCCCGCTGAACCTCGACCACGAATCTGGCGAGGTCGCCGGGTGTCGTCCACAGTCCGGCCGCCGCCTGCTCCGGATACACGTGCCAGGGGGCATTCAGCCTGGTGCCCGCCTGGTCGTGGGCCCGCGCGGCTCGAGGTTCGAGCTCGGCCGGCAGCGGCTGCTCGTAGGTGCTCGCGGTCATGCCGATCGGCTGCAGCACCCAGTCGTGCATGATCTGCGCGAAGGCTGCCCCGACGGTGTCGGTGAGCGCGAGCTGCTGGATCTCGACGCCGCCACCCGAGTACTCATATGCCGTCAGCGCCGGGCGCACCAGCCGCACGGCCGGCAGTGGCGACGGCGGCAGGCCATCGAGGATCTGCGGCACGGTCGGCAGCGGTTCGCCCGGTTCGTAGCCGGGGAAGCCGAACCCGTCGCCGAGCCCGGACGTGTGGCTCATGAGCATCCGTGGCGTCACGGCGGGTCCCCCGCCGAACGGAGAGGCCGGAAGCTTCCAGCTTGTGAGAATCGCGTTGATGTCCTGGTCGAGGTCGAACAGCCCGAGCTGGGCGGCCTTCAGCGATGCGACCGCCGCCAGCGGCTTGCTGATCGAGGCTGCTTGGTACAGCGTCTGGTCGGTGGCGCGCTCGCCGGTTTGCGCGTCTGCCAGTCCCCAGGATTTCGTCCACGCGACGTCAAAGCCGTCAATGACAGCGACGCCGACACCGGGCACGCGGTAGTGGTCGAGCAGCTGCGGGATGCTCAGGGAACCGACCCCGTGGCGGTCAACCGACGTCGTTCCCTCGATCTGGGCGATCTTCGCGGCATGAGCCCGCGGCGGCGCCAACTCGCTCCTAGACATTCCACCGAACGTAGCAGAGCGCCCCGTTGTCGCCCGAGCGGCTCGCATCAGGTGTGGGGTAGTCGGCCGTCGCATCCACGATCACTGTGCCGCCGGCGCAACGATGTTCGTTGCCGCGGCACAGAATCGCCCACATTCCCCCGTGGACCCCGTCGAACTCCCCCGAATTCGCGGAGGTTGGATACAGGCCGACCACCCGAGGAAAAGATACCATACGTTTGGTTTCAGCAGAAGGCCCTCGTCAGCGCTCCCACCAGGCTAGCGCTGGACCCCGGCGCCGCCCCTCCTGACGAAGACCTCGGGGAGCAGCGCAGACAACGTGTCCAAGCGGTCGGGTGCGGCGACCGACGGAAGGAGGAATTCCCACATTTCACGCACACGGTCCATCAGGTCGTCCATGCCCGTGAGCACGTCCGAGAGCAGCTGGATACCCGTGAACGACGGGATGATGAAATGCGCAAGCTTCGCAGGGTCGGTTGCCGGCGCGAGCTCGCCGGCCTCGACCGCGCGCCTGACGAGGTGCTCAAAGGTCTGCAGCCAGTCGTCGTAGGGCGCACGCGTGGGCGGGTCGAAGATGGGGCCACCCGTGGTCAGCCGGATCCCGGCACGCACCAGGGGATCGTTGACGAGGCCGTTCGCCAGGTCGGCACACATGAGCATCATGGTCTCAACGGGGCTGTCCGTCGTCTCCAGGATCTGTTGCGCCCCCAGACTGGAGACGCGGTGCCCCTGGTCGATCACGGCACGCGCGAGCTCTTCCTTCGAGCTGAAGTGAAAGTAGAGCGCGCCCTTGGTCGCTCCCGCAGACTCCGCGATGGCGGCGATCGAGGCGGCGTCGTAGCCGACCTTGAAGAAGACGTCGGCGGCACCGGAGATGATCTTGTCCAGCGTCACGATCGCACGCTTCTGCATCGCCATCCGTCTCCCCCACTGTCCCCGTCAGGGAAATTCTACCGAGGGGCCAGAGGGAACCGCCGCGAAATCGCCCCGCGCAAAGCACAAGAGGGCGGATGCCGCAGCATCCGCCCTCTTGAAGAAACAATGACTAGAAGTCCCAGTCCTCGTCTTCCGTGACAACGGCCTTGCCGATGACGTAGCTCGAGCCGGAGCCCGAGAAGAAGTCGTGGTTCTCGTCCGCGTTCGGCGAGAGCGCCGAGAGGATCGCCGGGTTCACGTCGGTGACCGTCTTCGGGAACATCGGCTCGTAGCCCAGATTCATCAGCGCCTTGTTGGCGTTGTAGTGCAGGAACTTCTTGACGTCCTCGGTCAGGCCGACGCCGTCGTAGAGGTCCTGCGTGTACTGCACCTCGTTCTCGTAGAGCTCGTACATGAGGTTGAAGGTGTAGTCCTTCAGCTCCTGGCGGCGCTCCTCGGTCTCGTTCTCGAGGCCCTTCTGGAACTTGTAGCCGATGTAGTAGCCGTGCACGGCCTCGTCACGGATGATGAGGCGGATCATGTCGGCCGTGTTGGTGAGCTTCGCGCGGCTCGACCAGTACATCGGCAGGTAGAAGCCGGAGTAGAACAGGAACGACTCGAGCAGCGTGGAGGCCACCTTGCGCTTCAGGGGGTCATCGCCCTGGTAGTAGTTCATGATGATCTGAGCCTTCTTCTGAAGGTTCTGATTCTCGGTCGACCAGCGGAACGCCTCGTCGATCTCCTTGGTGGAGCAGAGCGTCGAGAAGATCGACGAGTAGCTCTTCGCGTGCACCGACTCCATGAACGCGATGTTCGTGTAGACGGCCTCCTCGTGGGGAGTGATGGCATCCGGAATCAACGACACGGCACCGACGGTGCCCTGGATCGTGTCGAGCAGGGTCAGACCCGTAAACACGCGCATCGTCATCAGCTGCTCTTCGGCGGTGAGCGTCGCCCACGACTGGATGTCGTTGGAGAGCGGCACCTTCTCGGGCAGCCAGAAGTTGTTGACGAGTCGGTTCCAGACCTCGACGTCCTTCTCATCCTGGATCTTGTTCCAGTTGATGGCGTTGACGTGGCTGACCAGCTTGATCTTGCCCTGGTGGGCGGGATCGTTCTGGGCCGAGTTGACCTTGTCGGTGAGAGTCATTGTGATTCCTTTGAGATTCGAGGGATGCCGGTCAGACCGCGTTCGTCGCGCCTAGAGGGCGCAGCTCACGCAGCCCTCCACCTCGGTGCCCTCCAGCGCCATCTGGCGCAGGCGGATGTAGTAGATCGTCTTGATGCCCTTGCGCCAGGCGTAGATCTGGGTCTTGTTGATGTCGCGCGTGGTGGCGGTGTCCTTGAAGAACAGCGTCAGCGACAGGCCCTGGTCGACGTGCTGGGTGGCGGCGGCGTACGTGTCGATGACCTTCTCGGCACCGATCTCGTAGGCGTCCTGGTAGTAGTCCAGGTTGTCATTCGTCATGAACGGCGCCGGGAAGTACACGCGGCCGAGCTTGCCTTCCTTGCGGATCTCGATCTTCGCGGCGATCGGGTGAATGGATGCCGTCGAGTTGTTGATGTAGCTGATCGAGCCCGTCGGCGGCACGGCCTGCAGGTTCTGGTTGTAGATGCCGTGCTCCATGATGGAGGCCTTGAGCTCGCGCCAGTCGTCCTGCGTCGGGATGTGCACGGCCGAGTTGGCGAACAGCTCGGCGACGCGCTCCGTGGCGGGCAGCCACTCGGCATCCGTGTACTTGTCGAAGAACTCACCCGAGGCGTACTTCGAGTCGGCGAACCCGTCGAAGGTCTCGCCGCGCTCGATCGCGATCGCGTTGGAGGACTTCAGCGCGTTGTAGACGACCGTGTAGAAGTAGATGTTCGTGAAGTCGATGCCCTCTTCGCTGCCGTAGTAGATGCGCTCGCGGGCGAGGTAACCGTGCAGGTTCATCTGGCCGAGGCCGATGGCGTGCGACTTGTCGTTGCCGTCCTCGATCGAGCGCACCGAGCTGATGTGGCTCTGGTTCGAGACCGAGGTGAGGCCGCGGATGGCGGTGTCGATGGTCTTGCCGAAGTCGGGCGAGTCCATCGCCAGGGCGATGTTCAGCGAACCGAGGTTGCAGCTGATGTCCTTGCCGATCTTGTCGTACGAGAGGTCCTCGTTGTACGTGGTCGGCGTGTTGACCTGGAGGATCTCGGAGCACAGGTTCGACATGTTGATGCGGCCCTTGATGGGGTTCGCAGCGTTGACGGTGTCCTCGTACATGATGTACGGGTAGCCGGACTCGAACTGGATCTCGGCGAGGGTCTGGAAGAACTCGCGGGCCTTGATCTTGGACTTCTTGATCGCCGGGTTGTCGACCATCTCGCGGTACTTCTCGGTGACCGAGATGTCGGCGAAGGGCACGCCGTAGACGCGCTCGACGTCGTACGGGGAGAACAGGTACATGTCCTCGTCGTTCTTGGCCAGCTCGAAGGTGATGTCGGGCACGACGACGCCGAGGCTCAGCGTCTTGATGCGCACCTTCTCGTCGGCGTTCTCACGCTTGGTGTCGAGGAAGCGCATGATGTCGGGGTGGTGCGCCTGCAGGTAGACGGCACCGGCGCCCTGGCGGGCACCGAGCTGGTTGGCGTAGCTGAAGGAGTCCTCGAGGAGCTTCATCACGGGGATGATGCCGGAGGACTGGTTCTCGATCTGCTTGATCGGGGCGCCGGCCTCGCGGATGTTGGAAAGCAGCAGGGCCACGCCGCCGCCGCGCTTGGAGAGCTGCAGCGAGGAGTTGATGCCGCGCGAGATCGACTCCATGTTGTCCTCGATGCGCAGCAGGAAGCAGGAGACGAGCTCGCCGCGCTGTGCCTTGCCCGAGTTCAGGAAGGTGGGGGTGGCCGGCTGGAAGCGGCCGGCGAGGATCTCCTCGACGAGGTTGGTGGCGAGCTTCTCGTCACCGGCGGCGAGGCCGAGGGCGGTCATCACGACGCGGTCCTCGAAGCGCTCCAGGTAGCGCTTGCCGTCGAAGGTCTTCAGCGTGTAGCTGGTGTAGTACTTGAACGCGCCGAGGAAGGTGTCGAAGCGGAACTTCTTCGAGTAGGCGAGGTCGTTGAGCTGGGTGATGAACTCGAACGAGTACATCTCGAGCACGGCGGGCTCGTAGTACTCCTTCTCGACCAGGTAGTCGAGGCGCTCGCGCAGCGAGTGGAAGAAGACGGTGTTCTGGTTCACGTGCTGCAGGAAGTACTCCCGCGCAGCCTCGCGGTCCTTCTCGAACTGGATCTCTCCGTTCGGGCCGTACAGGTTCAGCATCGCGTTCAGGGAGTGATAGTCCATCCCGGTGCGCGGCGCTTCCATCAGTGAGACGCTGTCGCCAGTTGTTCCGACCAAAACGAGTCCAATCCTTCGTGGACGATATTCACATCGTCCGGTGTTCCGAATACTTCAAATCTGTAGAGCTGCGGCACATTGCATTTGGCCGCGATGATGTCTCCGGCCAGGCCGTAGGCCGAACCGAAATTGGTGTTTCCTGCTGCGATCACTCCGCGCAGCAGCGCCCGGTTGTTCGCATCGTTGAGAAACCGGATCACCTGCTTGGGCACGGCCCCGTTCCCGTCGCCGCCCCCGTAGGTGGGAACGACGAGAACATAGGGTTCCGTTGCGTGCAGCGGTGCGTCTTTGGCATAGAGCGGGATCCGCTCTGCCGGCTGGCCGAGCTTCTGCATGAATCGGTGCGTGTTGCCCGAGACACTCGAGAAATAGACCAAATTGGCCATGGGTTCGACCCCCTCTCGGTACGCCGAATGGGTTGTTGCGTTGGTGTTCGTGTGCTCCGGCGCTTGCGCAGCCGGGTGCGGATGCCGCGTGCGCGGCGTTTCGGGCGGGCTCGCGAGTGCGCGGCATCCGCCCGATTCTCGCTAGGCGAGGCGCGCTGCGAGCTCCGAGATCTTGTCGGGACGGAAGCCGGACCAGTGGTCCTCGTCCGTGATCACAACGGGGGCCTGCAGGTAACCCAATTCCTTGACGGCTTCCAGTGCCTTTTCGTCGACAGAGAGGTCGAGAACTTCGTACTCAATACCCTGGTTATCGAGGGCACGATACGTCGCCGTGCACTGCACGCACGAAGGCTTGGTGTAGACCGTTACAGTCATCGATTTCCCCTTTTTGTGTACGAAGTCTGGGCTTATCCCCCGACTCCTCAATACTACATCTAGTGCCAGCCGATAGGAACAGCCACTAGATGATGTAGTTACATTTATGTAGTTATCCACCGGTTACTCACCGGTTCTCAACAGGCCCGGCGACTGAGTTCGGCCTGTTTCCGCGCCTCTCGCGAGGCTTATCCACAGCCCCCCATTCGGGGAGCAGTTTGCCTGTGGAAAGTCCGTCGGCGTGTCGCCGGCGGATGTCGTTGACCACAAGATCCTGTGCTGCTATAGCCACTCTGCCAGCCCCCTCTGACACCCGTTTTCGGCGCCCAGAATCACCGTTTTCGGCGGCGCCTCACGCCGCCCGCGCCCTCCCGTCACGCTGATTCATGACAGGCCACCCCTTCTCGGGGGATACTTTCGGAGGGGGCAATCGATTTCACCGTGACCTGCCCGACACGGCCGGCCCAGCAGGGCGCGCCCGGTAGCGAGTGACATCGAGAGGACGCTGACATGACGGCATGGTCGGTAGACCTTCCTGCGGCGAAGGCCACCGTCACCTCAGGCTCGGAGCAAGCCGCCGAGTTCGAGACGCACGCGCAGACGAGCATGAGGCGCAGGCGGCGCCTGGGCGGAGCTCTGGCGGGCGCGGCCATCGGCAGTTTTTCCCCTGGCCCCGGAACCCTGATCGGCGGCATCCTCGGTGGCGTCGGCGGGGTGCTTGGGCAGACCACAAGTCAAGCGACAACCGACAAAGTAAGAGGTGACGCGTGATGTTCGGCGTCTACGTGGGCGGCTTTCTGTTCATTCTTGCGGGAACGCTGGCTTACACCGGCCGCTGGAAGGGGTGGGCGTTTGCCCGACCCGTCCTCAGCTACGGGATCGGCTTCGGCTGCCTCTACATGGGTATCGCCGTGGTGCTGGGCTGGACGGCCGCAACCGTGTTGCCCGATTCGATGAACATCCTCTTCATCATCCTGGTCAGCATCTCTGGCGCTCTCGTATTGCTCACACTGATTTCGCAGTGGTGGCTGCCCCGATTCCTGCAGCCCCGGTGGTTTCGCGAACTTCGTGCCGAGCAGCACCGCACCTACGGCCCGGGATGGGGCCGCAAGGCATAAGCGCCGCAGAGGCTCAACCCGCGCAGATCGAGAAACACGAGTCTGCTCCTGAGCGCGGCGGCAGCGGTTCCGGCATCCGCCGCCGCCCGCACAGCCCTCGCGGCCCCCGTTGTGTCTCGCGGCCCCCGACATAACGAGGGCCGCGAGGCACAACGGGGGCCGCGAGCGACACGACACGTGCGACACGAGCGCACCGCGCCAACGCTCCGGGCCGGCTCGCTACGCCAGGGCGCCAGGCCGGTGCGCGAGGCCGCGGCGCCACGCAGGCACGCCGGGCCGGCGCGCTACGCCAGGGCGCGCGGCGGCGCCGTGCTCTCGCGCTCGATCAGCTCGGGCACCCGCTGCAGCTGCGACGGCGACTCGTCGTCGCGCAGCGCGGCGAGCACCGCGGCCATCGTGTCGCGACCGAGGGACTCGAAGTCCTGCCGGATCGTGGTGAGCGGCGGCGCGAAGTACCCGGACTCGGGGATGTCGTCGAAGCCGATCACGCTGACGTCGGCCGGCACGCTGAGGCCCGCGGCCGAAAGCGCGTGGTACAGGCCCAGCGCCATCTGGTCATTGCCGACGAACACGGCCGTGAAGCCGCCCTGCGCCGCCAGCTCGGCGCCGATGCGGTAGCCGCTGGCGGGGCTCCAGTCCCCCGAGGGCAGCTCGTGCACCCTCAACTGGTTCTCGGCCAGCACGTCGCGCCAGGCACGGTGCCGCTCGACGGCATCCAGCGCCGCCATGGGCCCGGCGATGTGCCGGATCTCGCGGTGGCCGAGCGCGATGAGCCGCTCGACGGCGATGCGCGCGCCCCGGTACTGGTCCAGCGAGACGCGGTGGAAGCCGCCGCTGCCCTGCGCGGCGATGGCGATGAGCGGAACCCCGAGCTCGAGCTCGTTCACCGACTCCACGGCGGCCCGGTCGGTGGCGATGAGCACGATCGCCTCGACGTTTTGCCGCAGCAGCATCTCGACG carries:
- a CDS encoding serine hydrolase domain-containing protein — translated: MSRSELAPPRAHAAKIAQIEGTTSVDRHGVGSLSIPQLLDHYRVPGVGVAVIDGFDVAWTKSWGLADAQTGERATDQTLYQAASISKPLAAVASLKAAQLGLFDLDQDINAILTSWKLPASPFGGGPAVTPRMLMSHTSGLGDGFGFPGYEPGEPLPTVPQILDGLPPSPLPAVRLVRPALTAYEYSGGGVEIQQLALTDTVGAAFAQIMHDWVLQPIGMTASTYEQPLPAELEPRAARAHDQAGTRLNAPWHVYPEQAAAGLWTTPGDLARFVVEVQRALAGRSSLVLDQAMMRNMVTPVGVGPFAIGFVVSEQGGGRYFEHDGDNWGFKAQLIGHISAGHGAVIMTNGDAGQSVTTEIQRRIAEAYGWDVAGEPR
- a CDS encoding ScbR family autoregulator-binding transcription factor, with amino-acid sequence MAMQKRAIVTLDKIISGAADVFFKVGYDAASIAAIAESAGATKGALYFHFSSKEELARAVIDQGHRVSSLGAQQILETTDSPVETMMLMCADLANGLVNDPLVRAGIRLTTGGPIFDPPTRAPYDDWLQTFEHLVRRAVEAGELAPATDPAKLAHFIIPSFTGIQLLSDVLTGMDDLMDRVREMWEFLLPSVAAPDRLDTLSALLPEVFVRRGGAGVQR
- the nrdF gene encoding class 1b ribonucleoside-diphosphate reductase subunit beta, coding for MTLTDKVNSAQNDPAHQGKIKLVSHVNAINWNKIQDEKDVEVWNRLVNNFWLPEKVPLSNDIQSWATLTAEEQLMTMRVFTGLTLLDTIQGTVGAVSLIPDAITPHEEAVYTNIAFMESVHAKSYSSIFSTLCSTKEIDEAFRWSTENQNLQKKAQIIMNYYQGDDPLKRKVASTLLESFLFYSGFYLPMYWSSRAKLTNTADMIRLIIRDEAVHGYYIGYKFQKGLENETEERRQELKDYTFNLMYELYENEVQYTQDLYDGVGLTEDVKKFLHYNANKALMNLGYEPMFPKTVTDVNPAILSALSPNADENHDFFSGSGSSYVIGKAVVTEDEDWDF
- the nrdE gene encoding class 1b ribonucleoside-diphosphate reductase subunit alpha, whose amino-acid sequence is MEAPRTGMDYHSLNAMLNLYGPNGEIQFEKDREAAREYFLQHVNQNTVFFHSLRERLDYLVEKEYYEPAVLEMYSFEFITQLNDLAYSKKFRFDTFLGAFKYYTSYTLKTFDGKRYLERFEDRVVMTALGLAAGDEKLATNLVEEILAGRFQPATPTFLNSGKAQRGELVSCFLLRIEDNMESISRGINSSLQLSKRGGGVALLLSNIREAGAPIKQIENQSSGIIPVMKLLEDSFSYANQLGARQGAGAVYLQAHHPDIMRFLDTKRENADEKVRIKTLSLGVVVPDITFELAKNDEDMYLFSPYDVERVYGVPFADISVTEKYREMVDNPAIKKSKIKAREFFQTLAEIQFESGYPYIMYEDTVNAANPIKGRINMSNLCSEILQVNTPTTYNEDLSYDKIGKDISCNLGSLNIALAMDSPDFGKTIDTAIRGLTSVSNQSHISSVRSIEDGNDKSHAIGLGQMNLHGYLARERIYYGSEEGIDFTNIYFYTVVYNALKSSNAIAIERGETFDGFADSKYASGEFFDKYTDAEWLPATERVAELFANSAVHIPTQDDWRELKASIMEHGIYNQNLQAVPPTGSISYINNSTASIHPIAAKIEIRKEGKLGRVYFPAPFMTNDNLDYYQDAYEIGAEKVIDTYAAATQHVDQGLSLTLFFKDTATTRDINKTQIYAWRKGIKTIYYIRLRQMALEGTEVEGCVSCAL
- the nrdI gene encoding class Ib ribonucleoside-diphosphate reductase assembly flavoprotein NrdI is translated as MANLVYFSSVSGNTHRFMQKLGQPAERIPLYAKDAPLHATEPYVLVVPTYGGGDGNGAVPKQVIRFLNDANNRALLRGVIAAGNTNFGSAYGLAGDIIAAKCNVPQLYRFEVFGTPDDVNIVHEGLDSFWSEQLATASH
- the nrdH gene encoding glutaredoxin-like protein NrdH is translated as MTVTVYTKPSCVQCTATYRALDNQGIEYEVLDLSVDEKALEAVKELGYLQAPVVITDEDHWSGFRPDKISELAARLA
- a CDS encoding LacI family DNA-binding transcriptional regulator, producing MDDEKARAANIFDVARLAGVSHQTVSRVLNDLPNVRPATRLRVEQAIKQLRYVPSPAARALVTRRSRTLGLITVGTPDYGPSSTALHFNEAAREARYAVSMASMLTTDAATMRAAVEMLLRQNVEAIVLIATDRAAVESVNELELGVPLIAIAAQGSGGFHRVSLDQYRGARIAVERLIALGHREIRHIAGPMAALDAVERHRAWRDVLAENQLRVHELPSGDWSPASGYRIGAELAAQGGFTAVFVGNDQMALGLYHALSAAGLSVPADVSVIGFDDIPESGYFAPPLTTIRQDFESLGRDTMAAVLAALRDDESPSQLQRVPELIERESTAPPRALA